The Xanthomonas sontii genomic sequence CGGCCACGACAACTTCACCGGTCGCCCGGTGCCCGGCTACGACGCACCCAAGTGCTATCTGCTGGCGCCGGCCGCGAAGGCCTTGGCGCAGGTGCAACGCGACCTGCAGGCCAAGGGCTACCGCCTGCAGGTGTTCGACTGCTATCGGCCGCAGCGCTCGGTCCGCGCCTTCGTCGCCTGGGCGCGCGATCCGCAGGATCAGGTCGCCAAGGCGCGCTACTACCCCAAGCTCGACAAGGGCGTGCTGCTCGGCGACTACATCGCCGAACACTCCGGCCACAGCCGTGGCGCCACCGTCGATCTGGGTCTGCTGGACTGCCGCCAGGGCGCTTGCCGCGCAGTGGACATGGGCACCGGCTTCGACTTCTTCGACCCCAGCGCGCACACCGACACGCCGGCCATCGACGCCACCCAGCGTGCGCATCGCCAGCAGCTCCTGAAGGCGATGGCCGCGCGCGGCTTCGTCAACTATCCGATGGAATGGTGGCACTACACCTTCCAGCCCGAGCCCAGCCCCGGCGTCGCCTTCGACGTGCCGGTGCGCTAGCGCCTCCTCGCCTTCGCCACGGACCACCCATGACCGGCACGCACCAGTTCGTCGACCTGCAATGCCCTTACTGCGGCGAATGGATCGACGTCGCCCTGGATCCGTCGGTGGACGTGCAGCAGTACGTGGAGGACTGCCAGGTGTGCTGCAAGCCGATGCTGATGACGGTGCGCTGGGACGAGGACGGCGCGCCGGTGGTGAGCGCGATCGCCGAAAACGCCAGTTGATCCGCGCGCCGGCGCGGTGCCTCGTACGCCGATGCGCGACACGCTCTAGACTTGCGGCCTTGCCGACCGAGGACACCCGATGAACCTGCCGCTGCATTTCGGCCTGCTGGGCTCGCTGGAAGCCGGGCTGATCGCCTTGGCGGTCGGCTTCCTGGTGTATGCGTTATGGCAGTGGTTGGGCCGGCGGCTGGGCTGGTCCGAGGGTCAGCAGCTGGGCGGCGCCTGCCTGATCGCGGTGGCGGTGGCGGCCGGTATCGACTGCTGGAACCTGTTCTACACCAGCATCGTGCGCCTGGAGTCGCCGCTGTACGCGCGCATCGCCCTGGCCAGCATCCACGATCCGGACGAACTGGGCTCGCGGGTGGTGTTGGAAGTGGCCGGCGCCCTCTCCGGCGTGGCCCTGGCGTGGGTCGTATTCAGGGCGCGTTCAAGCGAAAACGCCGGCGACGGCGGTCACGAAACACGCTGAAACAGACGTTTTCTTTCTGCAATCCGAACGTCTTGAATGGTCGCCTTACCACGTGCTCACCGATCCCTAACCAGCGCGGTAACGTGCTGCGCGCACGCCGTGGTTAACGAAGCGTTTTGCGGCGAATTTCGACAGGGAATGGATTCAGTCTGAGACCGGCACGGTAGCGCCGTGTTCCGGAATCGACCGGACATGCCACACCGAGAGAGCCAAGGAGAATCCACCCATGAACATTCGCACCCGCACCCCGCTGATCGGTACCGCCGCCCTTCTCGCCGCCGCGCTGGCCCTGCCGGCGTTCGCCCAGGACGCGCAGGCCGATGCCGCCGCGCAGGCGCAGACGCAGTCGTCCACCAGCGCCACCGGCCAGAGCGGGCAGGCCGGCGCGGCCTCCGGCGGCGCCCAGACTTGGGCCGACGTGGACGCCGACAAGGACGGCGCGATCAGCAAGCAGGAGGCGCAGGTCAACGCCGGCCTAAGCCAGATCTTCGCGCAGGCCGACGCCAACCACGACGGCAAGCTGACCCCGGACGAGTACAAGGCCTACGTCGCCAAGCAGCAGGGCGGCGCGGCGACCGGCAGCGACAGCAACGGCGGCCAGTAACGGGAGCGGTACCGGAAGGGCGGTCGCGCGGCGATGAGGACGCGCGCCGCCTGACCGTGGCCGACCCTGGTGCACCACGAGTCTCGTGGTGCACGCTGACGCTTCACCACGACGGCGGCCTTGGGCCGCCGTCGTGCGTTGTGCGTCAGGGCAGTGCCTGTCGTCTATCGGTCGGCGACCCGCTGCTATGCTTGGCGGATGATGCCGACACCTACCGCCTTGCGTTCCTCTCCCATCGCCCTGGTCGGCTTCGACGGCGACGACACCCTATGGAAGAGCGAGGACTATTACCGCGACGCCGAGGCCGCGTTCGAAGCCATCCTCGGCCAGTACCTGGACCTGCATGATGCCGGCACCCTGCAGCATCTGCTGGCGGTGGAGCGTCGCAATCTCAAGGTCTTCGGGTATGGCGTGAAGGGCATGACCCTGTCGATGATCGAGGCGGCGATCGAGCTGACAGAGGCGCGCATTTCCGCGCACGACATCGGGCGCATCGTCGAGATCGGCCGCGCCACCCTGCAGCATCCGGTGGAGGTGATCGCCGGCGTGCGCGAGGCGGTGGCGGCGATCGCCGCCGAGTTCGAGATCGTGCTGATCACCAAGGGCGACCTGTTCCATCAGGAAGCCAAGATCGCGCAGTCCGGCCTGGGCGAGCTGTTCCCGCGCATCGAGGTGGTGTCGGAGAAGGATCCCAAGACCTACGCCAAGGTGCTGTCCGAGTTCGGTATCGGCGCCGAGCGCTTCGTGATGATCGGCAACTCGCTGCGCTCGGACGTGGAGCCGGTGATCGCGCTCGGCGGCTGGGGCATCCATACGCCGTACACCACCACCTGGGCGCACGAGGCCGAGCACGGGCTGTCGGCCGACGAACCGCGCCTGCGCGAAGTGGCCGCGGCCGCGGACTGGCCGCAGGCGGTGGCCGATCTCAACCGGCATGCAGCGAGCCTGCAGCGGGGCTGAGCCGCTGCCGCGTCAGGCGGCGTGGTGTACCGGCCTCTGGCCTTGTCGCGCAGGAGGGGTTTCAGCCGCGACACCGCTGAGCCTGCGCTATGCGTACCCGCCGGCTGTCGTCTTGCCTTGCAGCACTGACAGCGCCCACTGCCTCCGGCAGAATCGACGCATGCCTCCGCTTCCGTCTCCTGCCGGTCTGTTCCTGTGCGCTGCCCTGTTGGCTGCCGGCCCGGCCATGGCGCAGGGGGCGGCGGCGCCCGCGCGCGCCCCTGTCTCAGAGGGCGGGGATGCGGCACCGGTCGAGGTGCCCGGCACCGACGATGCCTGGATCGATCGGCAGTTGCTGGACATCGACCGCTACGCCGCGCGCTACCCCGACAGTTTCCTCGACGAGGTCGTGCGCTACGCGCAGATGCCGCGTGGCTATGCCGAGGTGCTTCTGCGCGATCGGCGCTGGCCGCCGCGCGATGTCTATGTCGCCGCGTTCCTGGCCAAGGCCGCGGGACGGCCTTACCGCGAGGTGGTGCGCGCCCGCACCGCGGCCGGCGTCCCTGCCGGCTGGGCAGTTGTGGCGAGCGACATGGACGCGCCGCCCGGCTCGCTGGCCTACCGCGCGCTGCGCCATGCCATCGTCGCCAGCTACGACCACTGGGATCGGCCGATCGTGCTGGACGCGCTGCTGCGCCGGCAACTGGGCGACCGCGCCGCACGCGATCGCGCTGCGGCGCAGCCCCAGGACGGGTCCACGCGCACGCAATAAGCGTGGGAAGCACAACGACATGGCTGCCTGCACGTTCGCCCATGTCGTTGCGCGAACCTCCCGTTGCCTGCACGGCACGCAGGCGACGTTATGCATCCACTTCAGCGCGCACGAGCCCCTCTCCCCCCGGGAGAGGGGTTGGGGTGAGGGTCGGGGCGCGCAGCGCCCCAGGCAGTTTGGGTGCACGAGGCTGCGCCCGGACCCTCATCCGCCCCTGCGGGGCACCTTCTCCCGGTGGGAGAAGGAGACAGCGGTGCCGGCCACTCCCGTGCCGCACCGGTACGCGCCGCCCATTCATCCACACTGGCCGCGCCGCCGCCGCGGCGCGAGAATAGGCGTTCTGCCGGTCCTGCTGCCGGCGCCACCGCCGCTCCGGACCGCCCGATGACCAACGCCTTCGTTTCGCCCGACGCTATCCGCAGCCTGTTCGCGCAGGCCATGTCCGACATGTACCGCACCGAGGTGCCGTTGTACGGCACGCTGATGGAGCTGGTGGCGCAGGTCAATGCGCAGACCCTGGCCGCGGACCCGGCACTGGAGGCGCAGCTGCAGCGCAACGACGAACGCGCGCGCCTGGATCAGGAGCGGCACGGCGCGATCCGCGTCGGCACCGCCGAGGAACTGGCCACGCTGCGCCGCCTGTTCGCGGTGATGGGCATGGCGCCGGTCGGCTATTACGACCTGTCGGTGGCCGGCGTGCCGGTGCACTCCACCGCGTTCCGCCCGCTGGATGCCGCGGCGCTGGCGCGCAATCCGTTCCGCGTGTTCACCTCGCTGCTGCGGCTGGAGCTGATCGAAGACCCGGCGCTGCGCGAGCAGGCGGCGCAGATCCTCGCCAAGCGGCGCATCTTCACCGACGGCGCGCTCGCGTTGATCGCGCAGTGCGAACGCGACGGCGGCCTGGCCGACGCCGACGCGCAGCGCTTCGTCGCCGAGGCGCTGGAAACCTTCCGCTGGCACAGCGACGCGACCGTGAGCCTGCCGACCTACCGCGCGCTGAGCGAGGCGCACAAGTTGATCGCCGACGTGGTCAGCTTCCATGGCCCGCACATCAACCACCTGACCCCGCGCACCCTGGACATCGACGCGGCGCAGGCGGAAATGCTGCGCCGGGGCATCGATGCCAAGGCGGTGATCGAAGGCCCGCCGCGTCGCGCCTGCCCGATCCTGCTGCGCCAGACCAGCTTCAAGGCGCTGGAGGAAACCGTGCGCTTCCCCGCCGGCGCGGACGGCGCCGAGGCCGGCACCCACACCGCGCGGTTCGGCGAGATCGAACAGCGCGGCCTGGCCCTGACGCCGAAGGGCCGCGCGCTGTACGACGCGCTGCTGGAACGCGCACGCGCAGCGGACGGTAGCGCCGGTGCCGATTACGCCACGCGCCTGCAGGCCGCCTTCGCTGACTTCCCCGACGACTACGCCACTCTGCGTCGCGAGGGCCTGGGCTATTTCCGCTACGCCCTCACCGATGCCGGTCGCGCCGCCGGCGCCGCGGCCCTGGCCGGGAAGCCAGCCGAAGCGCTGATCGCCGATGGCCTGGTCAGCGCCGACCCGATCGTCTACGAGGATTTCCTGCCGGTCAGCGCCGCCGGCATCTTCCAGTCCAACCTCGGCGGCGGCGAACAGCGCGCCTACGCCGCGCACGCCAACCGCGCCGCGTTCGAGCAGGCGCTGGGCGCGACGGTGCACGACGAGTTCGCCATCTACGCCGGTATCGAGCGCGATTCGCTGGAGGCGTTGGCGGGTTGACAGCTGTGTTCCTGTTGTCAACGGCGGTAAGACAAGGACGATGTCCGACGTCGTGGCTACTTGTCTCTGGATGTCCGAGGTTTGGTTGCACCACCAATGATGTCGCCTGATTTGAAACTGCCGGCGTCACTGGTAAGGGTTTCACTTGACGGTACCGTCGATTGGTATCAGTATTTGAACCGAAAACCGGCCGTTTGCAGGTGACATATAAGCGGGGCTTGCCCCCCACCTGCATCCGGCCATCTTATTGCCTAGGGAGATGGGCATGCATCGGCGCTTTGCCGTCCTGCTGGATGCGGGATTCGTCAAAAGAAAATTGAAGTCGAGCGGTGAAGTTTCCGCCAACCGCATACAGCAACTTGTAGAGGCAATTCGCAAGCACGAATGCCTTCAGGATTGCCTTCTGCATCGCGTCTACTACTACGACGCTTCGCCACTTGGAAGATCGGTTGAGCAGCCTGTCACTGGCGAGGTCATCGAGTACGACAAGACGCCTGTGTTCCAATCCAACGTGGCCTTGGTGAGGGATGTTGCCAAGCTTCCCCATTTTGCGCTTCGTCAGGGCGAATGCAGCCACGATGGTTGGATGGCAAAGTTCAAGTCGCTGAAGAGCGCGGGGAACTACGATGCCGGGTCTGACACGTTGAAGCTGAAAAGCTCGGACCTGAAACCGGTCATCAAGCAAAAAGGCGTGGACATGCGTATCGGCATGGATATCGCTGCCTTGACTCTAAAAAAGCATGTGGAAGTCATCGTACTTGTCACGGCAGACAGTGACTTCATTCCTGGAATGAAGTTTGCGCGTCGGGAAGGCGCGCAACTCTATTTGTTCAGTCTCGGCCATGGAACAAAAGAGGATGTGGTCGAGAACGCAGATCTTATGATTGTGTCGACAGCTAAATCTCTGATGGACGCGCTGGCGGCATGACCGGTTCCGCGCCTTGGAATTCGAAACGAATGGCGCGAGGTGCTGTGCTCGACAATATCTAGGTCGCGCGCCGCGCTCCTGCCGGATTTACCCCGCGTAACGCGCCTTCAGCATGGCATACGCCGAACGCAGCGCCAGCGCTTCGCCACCCGCCGGGCGGCCGGGGCGGTCGCTGTCGTTCCAGGCGTACACGTCCAGGTGCGCCCAGGCCTGCCGCGCCGGCACGAAGCGCTCCAGGTACAGGGCGGCGGTGACTGCACCGGCCATGCGCGAGCCGGCGTTGGCCAGGTCGGCGACCGAGCTGGTGAGATAGCGCAGGTAAGGACGCCACAGCGGCATGCGCCAGACCGGGTCGCGGGTGCGCTCGCCGGCGGCGATCCAGGCCTGCGCCAGCGTGTCGTCGTTGCAGAACAGTGCCGGCAGATCCGGACCCAGGGCGATGCGCGCCGCGCCGGTCAGCGTGGCGAAATCCAGGATCGCATCGGGGCGCTGCTCGCCGGCGTAGGCCAGCGCATCGCACAGCACCAGGCGGCCTTCGGCGTCGGTGTTGTCGATCTCCACGCTGGTGCCCTGACGGGTGGCGATCACCTCGCCCGGGCGAAACGCATTCGGGCCGACGGCGTTTTCCACCGCCGGCAGCAGCACGGTCAGCCGCAGCGGCAGACGCTGCGCCATCACCAGTCCGGCCAGCGCCAGCGCGTGTGCGGCGCCGCCCATGTCCTTCTTCATGTTGCGCATGCCGTCGGCCGGCTTCAGGTCCAGGCCGCCGGTGTCGAAGCACACGCCCTTGCCGACCAGCGCCACGTGCGGATGCGCCTCTTCGCCCCAGCGCAGCACCAGCAGGCGCGGCGCGCGGTGCGAGGCGCGGCCGACCGCGTGGATCGCCGGGAAGTTCTGCTCCAGCAGCGCGTCGCCGACGATGCTCTCGAACTGCGCGCCGTGTTCCTGCGCGATCGCGCGTGCGGCCTCTTCCAGTTGCTCCGGCCCCATGTGCTCGGTCGGCGTGTTGACCCAGTCGCGCACGCGCAGGCTGGCCGCGATCAGGTCGCACACTTCGGCCTGCGGCGTGGCCAGCAACTGTGCCGGCAGCCGCGGCGGTTGCTTGTAGCGGGCGAAGCGGTAGCTGCCCAGGCCCCAGCCCAGGTGCAGGGTCGCCAGCGTGTCGGCGTCCAGCGCGCTGTCCACGCGCCAGGTGCTGCCGGCCGGCAGCGCGAACGGCGCATGCGCGTAGGCATATGCATCGCCGCGATCGCCAACGCCCAGCACCGCGGCGGCCACGCCGTCGGCGCCCGGCAGCAGCAGCACGCTGCCCGGCGCGGCCATGAACTGCTGGGTGTCCATCCACGCCACCCAGGCCGGCGATTGCGCCGCGCGCCATTCGGCCAGGTGCTCGCGGTCGAGCACGTACAGCGGCAGCGCATGGGTGGAGGCGTCGGTGAAGCCGGTCGGCAGGGACATCAGCGGATCCTTGGAAGAGGGAGAAGACCGGTAGGCGAGAGGGCGCGGATCAGACGCGCGCCGCGTCGGCCGGCTGGGTCGCGTCCAGCCAGTCGGCCAGGCCGGTGAGGGTGTCGAAGTGCAGATCGGGCGGGGTCGGCGGATGCCAGGCCTGCGCCTCGCGGTTGATCCAGCAACCGCGCAGGCCGGCCTGCATCGCACCGACCACGTCGATCTCGATATGGTCGCCCACGTGCAGCACCTGTGCGCAGGGCAGGCCCAGGCGCGCGCAGGCGGCGCGGAAGATGCCTGGGTCCGGCTTGGCCGCACCGTGTTCGCGGGCACTGAGCTGGAAGGCGAAATGGTGGTCCAGGCCGATCGTGGCCAGGTCGGCGTTGCCGTTGCTCAGCGCCACCACCGGCACGCGCGCGGCGATGCGCTCCAGCGCGGCGATGCTGTCCGGGTAGCACTCCACCTGATTGCGCGCGGCATGGAACACCGCATACGCAGGTTCCAGCAACGCTTCATCGGCGCCGCTATCCTGCAGCGCACGGCGCAGGGTCAGCCGACGCAGTTCGCTGAGGTCGTGGTGCAGGTGCGGATGCGCGGCGAACACTTCTTCGCGCAACTGCCGCATCGCCGCGACCGGGAAGCGCGCGGCGGTGGCCGGGCTGTGCTGCAGCAGCCAGTCGTGCAGCACCTGCTCGATGCGCGCGCCGATCGGTGCGAACGGCCACAGGGTGTCGTCCAGATCCAGCGTGATCGCGCGGACGGGGAAGGAGGGCATGGAAGTCACCGGCGCATTTTACGCCAAGCGCCGAGGCCTACGATGGCCGTGCCCGGTAGACAGTACCCGCGCGCTTCCGCCAATCCCCAATCCCGACTCCCGAATCCCGTTTCACTCCAGCAACCGCGCCCAACGCTGCATGCCTTCGACCCGCGCCAGCACCATCTTGATGCACACCAGCAGCGGCACCGCCAGCAGCAGGCCGATCATGCCCCACAGCCAGCCGAACAGCATCAGCGCCAGGATCAGCATCAGCGGCGAGATCGCCATGCGCCGGCCGAGCACGATCGGCGTCACCACCTGGCCTTCCAGGGTATGCAGCGCCAGGTACAGGATCGCCGGCAGCGCCGCGCTCAGCGGTTCGCGGAAGGCGACGAAGCCCATCAGCAGCATCAGCACCGCGCCGATCAGCGGCCCCACGTAGGGCGCGAAGTTCAGCAGCGCCACCACCGTGCCCCACAGCAGCGCTTCCTGCGGCGGAATGCCCAGCAGGATCAAAATGCCGGCAAAGATCAGGCCGACCAGCGTATTGATCACGGTGATGGTCAGGACGTAGCGCGAGACCTCGCGTTCGATCGAGCGCAGGATCTCGGTAGTGAATTTCTGTTGCTGGCGGCTGGGCAGCAGCGCGATCGCATGGCGCTGCAGGTTCTCGCCGAACACCATGAAGAAGAACGTCAGCAACACCACCGCCAGCGCGGAGGCGGCCACCCGCGGGGTCCGCACCAGCGCCTTGTACGGGTCGTCCATCTGCGTGCGGATCACCTGCACGCGGCGTCCGCTCTCGCCGCCGGCGGCGCGGGCGAAGTTCTCCGCGGCCTGGTTGGCCTGCTGCATCGGCTTGGTCAAGTCGCGCACCTGGGTGGCGAGGTGGCGCAGCTGCGCCGGCGCCTGCTGCGCCCACTCGGCGGCGGGGCCGGCCAGTTGCACGGTCAGCGTCGTCGCCACCGCCATGCCCGACAGCAGCACCAGCAGCGCGGCCAGGAAGCGCGGCAGGTACAGCCGTTGCAGCATGCGCAGGATCGGGTTGCCGACCAGGGCGAAGAAGGCGGCGAGCAGGATCGGCAGGATCACGTCCTGCGCGGCCCACAGGGTGTAGCAGACTGCCAGGGTGGCCAGCACCACCAGCGAGACTGGTCCGCGCGGGCGCGGAGCGGGCGGCGGCGGCAGGGGGCCGTGCGGGGCGTCGTCGGCGACGACCGCGGGATCGGGAACTGTGCTCATCGGACCTGCGATGCAGTGGCCGCGGCGCGCGCCGCAGTGCACGCGCCGAACGGCGTCGAAAAGGAAGCGAAGTGTAGGCCGGATCGTGGCCGGCGCGATATCAAGGCGGCGTGGCCGCCGCGTGCGCGCGGCGTGGCCGCCCAGGCCAGCCACGCCGATCCCAGGAACGTCAGTCCTTGCCCTGGCGCTCGGACAGGTCGGTGGCCGCTTCGGCCGCGGCGGGTTGCCCGGGGCGCGAGGCCATCGGCGGCCGCGGCGGCTGCGGGCGGACAGCGGATGGGGGAACGGGTGCAACGGGAGGCGGGGCCTGGGTGGCGGCATCCACGGCCGCATCCTGTGCGGTGTCCGCCGCTTCCTCGGCATCGTCGGAGGCGCGCTCGGCGTCATCGGACGCGCTCTTGGCGGTGGTGGCGTTGATCAGGCTGGAGAGCGCGCTGAGCATCTGCAGCCAGCGCGCGCCGCCGAGCTTGCCGATCACCGCCGCCGGTTCGGCGCGGCCGACCAGGAAGCCGGTGCTGAGGCCGACGATCACGATCCGCCACGGCGTCCAGCCTTCGCGCCAGACCTGCTGCAGGGTCGTCCAGTGCGTGCGCACCTGCTCCTGGCGTCCTTCCAGCAACGCTTCGGCGCGGGCGATGCGGTGCTGCAATTGCCGCAGGGTCATGGCGTGGCCTCGCGCTTGGCGACATCCTCGTCGCCGTCCTCGTCGTCGCCGCCGATGCCCAGCTTGGCCAACTGGCGGCGGGTGGCGTCGAGCTTGCTCATGTCGAAGTAGCGCAGCGCCTGCCAGGCGCCGAGCGCGGTGACCACCAGGCTGAAGGCCGCAGTCGCCGAGATCGACGCCAGCCACGACCAGCCCATGCGCTGCAGCAGGGCGATCATCGCGCCCATCAGCAGCATCCACGCCGACGCGCCGAACGCCACCGACACGGTCAGCCACACCAGCGCCCGCGCCAGGGCGGCACGGGCCAGGGCGAAGTCCGCGGCCACCAGCTTGCGCAGCGCGCGGCCGGTGTCCAGGGTGGCATTGAGTCCTTCGCGCCCGGCCGTGCCGAGCGCGCGGAAGGATTCCTCCAGCGACGGTGCGGCCGCGGTGTCTGCCGCGGCGCCGTCGGTGCGGGCCTGCTCCTCGCTCACGCGCGGCTTACTTGTCGCCGCCGCTGCGCGCCAGCTTGGCGATGATCCAGCCGGTGGCGAAGGCCACGCCGAACGAGGCCAGCGGACGCTCGCGGATCAGTTCGGCCGCGCTGTCGATCAGGTCGCGGCCCTTGTCCAGCAGCACGTCCACCTGCTCCTTCGCCGCCGCGCCGCCGAACTCGGCCGCCGCCAACCCGGACAGCGCGCTGTCGGACAGTTCGGCCTTGACGTTGGCCTTGCCCAGCTTCAGTTCTTCGCCGGCGGCACCGGCAGCGCCCTTGATCGCGTCGCCGGCATAGCTGGCCGCGGACTTCAGGTGCGCGCCGGCTTCGCTCAGGTTGTCCTTGAGGTTCTCGGTATTGGTCGGGCTGGCATTCATGGGCATGTCTCCTCTGGGGTTTGGGGGCCTGCCGTCCGCCATCGCGGACGCTGCGCAGAACGGGGCGACACCAATACCATCGGCGGGGTGTACGGGGTGTTAGCTCGTCGCCGCAGGCAGTGCGCCATAGTGTCGGCGCTCGCCCGCGATCGGCCAAGTCCCGGAGGAACCGCAATGCACGCGTACGGCAACCGGAGCGGCCATGCCGGGGTGGTCGCCTACGACAGCGGCCCGGACTGGATCGTGCTGCGCTTCGCCGACGGCGCCACCTACCGCTACGACCGCCAGCATCCTGGCCTGCTCCAGGTCATGGAGATGCAGCGCCTGGCCGCCGCCGGGCGCGGTCTCACCACCTACTTGAACCAGCACGTGCGCGACGATTACGCCGCGCGCCTGGACTGAGCGTGCCGGCTCACTGCATGACCAGGTCGGCCTGCGCGCCGCCACGCACCACGCGCAGCACCAGTTGCGCCGGCTTGCGCGCGAAGTTGGCGCGGTAGCTGGCCAGGTCGGCGAACTCGCCGACCGAGGCGGCCACCACGATGTCGCCGCTGGCCAGGCCGTTGCGCGCCGCACGGCTGCCGCGCGCCACGTTGCCGATCAGCACGCCGGAGATGCCGGACTGGCGCAGCGATTCGGGCAGGTCGGCGAAGGTGGCGCCGCTCAGCCGCGGATCCAGCGACTCGCCGCTGATCGCGCGCGGCTGTTCCTTGAGCGTGGCCTTGAGCTGCAGCGGCTTGCCGTCGCGGCGCACGTCCAGGGTGACCGTGCTGCCCACCGGCTGCAGGCCCTCGTAGTTGTGCAGCGCCTCGGCACTGTCCAGGCGCTCGCCGTTGGCGCCGGTGATCACGTCGCCCGGCTGCAGCCCGGCGGCCGCGGCCGCCGAGCCGGCCAGCACCCGCGTCACCAGCGCCCCGCGCGGCGCCGACAGGCCCAGGCCCTGCGCCATCTGCGAGGTCAGGTTCTGCGTCTCGATGCCGAAGGTGCCGCGGATCATCACCCCGTTGTTCTTGATCAACTGGTCGACCACTGCGCGCGCCAGGTTCGACGGGATCGCCAGGCCCAGGCCGATGTTGCCGGCCATGCTGCCCTGCGGGTTGAAGCTGGCGGTGTTGATGCCGACCAGTTCGCCGCGCAGGTCCACCAGTGCGCCGCCGGAGTTGCCGGGGTTGATCGAGGCGTCGGTCTGGATGAAGTTCTGGTAGCCCAGGCCGCGGATGCCGTTGCGGCCCATCGCCGAGACGATGCCGGAGGTGACGGTCTGGGTGAAGCCGAACGGGTTACCGATGGCCGCGACGAAATCGCCCACGCGCAGCTTGTCGCTGTCGCCCAGGCGGATCTCGGTGAGGTTGTCGGCCTTGATCCGGATCAGCGCGATGTCGGTGTCCGCGTCCGAGCCCATGAACTCGGCCTTGAAGCTGCGCCCGTCGGCCAGGGTCACCTGCACGTCGTCGGCGTTCTCCACCACGTGGTGGTTGGTCAGCACGTAGCCGTTCTTCGCGTCGATGATCACACCCGAACCCAGCGATTCGTTGATGCGTTCCTGCGGGATGTCCGGGAACAGGCGGCGCAGGATCGGGTCGTTGAAGAACGGATTGCGCACCCGCACGACTTGCTTGGTGTTGATGCTCACCACCGCCGGCATCACCTTCTGCAGCATCGGCGCCAGCGACGGCAGCGGCTCGCCGGCCACCGCGGACGGCAGGCGCGCGGCCCCGGACAGCGGCGGGGCCGCGACCGGCGCGGCCTCGGCGCGGTTGTCCAGTTGCGCATTGATGGCGGTGGCGGCGAAACCGCCGAAGGCAGCGGCGGCGGTCAGGGTCAGCAGCGTGGGCAGCGGTCGCATGGGGTCGGTTTCCGGGGAACGCGGGAGACGTGGGGC encodes the following:
- a CDS encoding Do family serine endopeptidase — encoded protein: MRPLPTLLTLTAAAAFGGFAATAINAQLDNRAEAAPVAAPPLSGAARLPSAVAGEPLPSLAPMLQKVMPAVVSINTKQVVRVRNPFFNDPILRRLFPDIPQERINESLGSGVIIDAKNGYVLTNHHVVENADDVQVTLADGRSFKAEFMGSDADTDIALIRIKADNLTEIRLGDSDKLRVGDFVAAIGNPFGFTQTVTSGIVSAMGRNGIRGLGYQNFIQTDASINPGNSGGALVDLRGELVGINTASFNPQGSMAGNIGLGLAIPSNLARAVVDQLIKNNGVMIRGTFGIETQNLTSQMAQGLGLSAPRGALVTRVLAGSAAAAAGLQPGDVITGANGERLDSAEALHNYEGLQPVGSTVTLDVRRDGKPLQLKATLKEQPRAISGESLDPRLSGATFADLPESLRQSGISGVLIGNVARGSRAARNGLASGDIVVAASVGEFADLASYRANFARKPAQLVLRVVRGGAQADLVMQ